One Candidatus Brocadiia bacterium DNA segment encodes these proteins:
- a CDS encoding 2,4-diacetylphloroglucinol biosynthesis protein — MNTEFTEVIPRLESYGTIKTWRERHGRYRLQGTKCKACSEKWFPPRTGMPCPKCHAMNTMEDYECARTGEVVSLQSEVMGYPAMGYGELAPRQICMIKLDDGIHVISEVMDAPEGDVKPRSGKTPGTRVRMTFRKHKREDTGNWMYGYKFVVEK, encoded by the coding sequence ATGAATACCGAATTCACCGAAGTCATCCCCCGCCTGGAAAGTTACGGCACCATCAAGACCTGGCGCGAACGTCACGGCCGTTACCGGCTCCAGGGCACCAAGTGCAAGGCCTGCAGCGAGAAATGGTTCCCGCCCCGGACCGGCATGCCCTGCCCCAAGTGCCACGCCATGAATACCATGGAGGACTACGAATGCGCCCGGACCGGCGAGGTGGTTTCCCTGCAGTCCGAGGTAATGGGCTATCCGGCCATGGGCTACGGAGAACTGGCCCCCCGCCAGATATGCATGATTAAACTGGACGACGGCATACACGTGATATCCGAGGTGATGGACGCGCCCGAAGGCGACGTCAAGCCCCGGTCCGGCAAAACCCCCGGCACCCGGGTCAGGATGACCTTCCGCAAACACAAACGCGAAGACACCGGCAACTGGATGTACGGGTATAAGTTCGTAGTGGAGAAATAG
- a CDS encoding thiolase family protein: MKKQFPKVVLASGACSPPERAVLGMSYRQYLTNVTMEALKAAKLTIKDVQIGAISYNERNITEGALGCVIADALGMSPIPFISISQACPAGGICADVIWNYIATGRYDVGIVLGVNKPDNFDFRDAMGPIGNWCDYDHMLGFTHENYGALRGEYYKLKYGYDNKAAARWSQQCHWYGRRNPMALHNSGPMPTDEELNDPTPAGYRMRTATGRNMATCLVMVSEAKAKELGLPPIYINVSYAHRPVYIGNMFNFNDAQGVFSNMDLADQPAIKVAAKEAYEIAGITAKDIDIAQVHDLSLYDGIMAMEWLGICPPGEGGNYVLAGNTAVDGKCPTNTDGGAIAFAHSSAGGDFQSKIHENWLQLTGKAGERQVKNPKVTVAHAYGTHHSLDVVGVLRKE; encoded by the coding sequence ATGAAGAAACAATTCCCCAAAGTAGTCCTGGCCAGCGGCGCCTGTTCGCCCCCGGAACGGGCCGTGCTGGGTATGTCCTACCGGCAATACCTGACCAATGTCACTATGGAAGCCCTCAAGGCGGCTAAGCTGACCATCAAGGACGTCCAGATCGGCGCCATCTCCTACAACGAGCGCAACATCACCGAAGGCGCCTTGGGCTGCGTCATCGCCGACGCGCTTGGTATGAGCCCGATTCCGTTCATCTCCATCTCCCAGGCCTGTCCGGCCGGCGGCATCTGCGCCGATGTCATCTGGAACTACATCGCTACCGGACGTTACGACGTCGGCATCGTCCTGGGCGTGAACAAGCCCGACAATTTTGACTTCCGCGACGCCATGGGCCCGATCGGCAACTGGTGCGACTACGACCATATGCTCGGCTTCACCCACGAAAACTACGGCGCACTGCGCGGCGAATATTACAAGCTCAAATACGGCTACGACAACAAAGCGGCCGCCCGCTGGTCGCAACAGTGCCACTGGTACGGCCGCCGTAACCCAATGGCCCTGCATAACTCCGGCCCGATGCCGACCGACGAAGAGCTCAACGACCCCACTCCGGCCGGCTACCGCATGCGCACCGCCACCGGACGCAATATGGCCACCTGCCTGGTGATGGTCAGCGAAGCCAAGGCCAAGGAGCTGGGACTGCCGCCCATTTACATTAATGTCTCTTACGCCCACCGGCCGGTCTACATCGGCAATATGTTCAACTTTAACGACGCCCAGGGCGTCTTTAGCAATATGGACCTGGCCGACCAGCCGGCCATCAAGGTGGCCGCCAAAGAGGCCTACGAAATCGCCGGCATCACCGCCAAGGACATCGACATCGCCCAGGTGCACGACCTGTCGCTCTACGACGGCATAATGGCCATGGAATGGCTGGGCATCTGCCCGCCCGGCGAAGGCGGCAACTACGTCCTGGCCGGCAACACCGCCGTGGACGGCAAATGCCCGACCAACACCGACGGCGGCGCCATCGCCTTCGCCCACTCATCGGCCGGCGGCGATTTCCAGTCCAAGATACACGAAAACTGGCTCCAGCTCACCGGCAAGGCCGGCGAACGCCAGGTCAAGAACCCCAAGGTAACAGTCGCCCACGCCTACGGCACGCACCATTCGCTAGACGTGGTTGGCGTATTACGCAAGGAGTAA